The segment ATGGATTCTCCTTCGCGGGCAGCAACTATAGTTATTGACTCTCGAAAAATCAATTCCTTCTCTTGGGTAGTCAAGGGATGCAATGAAAGCGCTGCCTTCTTGATCATGCTTTTGGCATCTCCAGAGGTGACAGTAGAGATTTTATACAGGTTTTCACCCATTTTGATCCAGACAAACCCAGTATAAATGGAGCCTTCATCTCCTTGCTCTGTGACCAAGACCAAAAAAGCATCATGTCCATTTACTTCTACCTTTTCGCCTTTGACAGACGCTTGCGCTTGCTTGTCTTTCAGTAGTTTCATGTAATCACTTCCATACTTTTGGGGAGACTGTGCTGTATCCTCCAAGGTTAAAATCACAAAAGCATTTTGATCCTTGCTGACCGCACCGACAGCATTGTAGGTATTTACATAAGTCCAAGAAGAAGGAAAAGTCACACTAAAATCAATGTCAGGGTGCAAAAACACACTATCCACAAATATCCCCTTGTCTGGATTGTCCGAAAAAGACAAGCCATTCAGCCTATCCAAAATGGGTCTTTCTTGCATTTCATTGCTAGACCATGTTAGGTTGTGGGTAGACTTGGTCAAGTTGCTAATTCTGTCTGGGGTATATGGGTGATTGCTGAAATAGCTTCTTTTCTCCTCTTGTTCGGATCTTACCTCCTCCCATACGACGATCCGGTCGAGAATTTTGCTCAATGCCTTAGGGTCAAAACCAGCTTTGGCTGCCAATGCTACGCCTAGGTGATCGGCTTCTGTTTCGTGTTTGCGGCTGTATTTGGCTGTAAAAAAACTAGAACCCACGGCAAAAGGTGTGTTGATTATGTTTCCCACATTGGCACCAGCAACTGCCCCTACAATCATACCAGGCACTTGGAGCAGGGCAGGGAGAATACTCCGTTTCATTTGTTTGACGGAGTGACGCTGCTCGACATGAATGACCTCATGACTGAGCACACACCCCAATTCATCTACATTCTCCACCAAAGCCAATAGTCCTCTCGTGACATATATATAACCACCTGGCAAGGCAAAAGCATTGGGAATCGGTTCGTCCACGATCTTGAATTGGTAATCAAAAAGTCGGTTGTCCAAGTGATCTATCAACCGCTCTCCAATCTCCTCGACATATGGAGTCAAAATCTCATCTTCATAAATCCCCATTACCAATTCTACCTGCTTGGCTCCATTTTCTCCTAACTGCTCATCATAACTCAAGGGCTGAGAGAGAGACGGAAGGGTGAAAACAAGAAATAGGAAAAGGGAAAAAAGGTAGTTTTTCATACAATTTTAGTTTATCAAATCGCCCCCCATTCAACTCCGTGCAGATAAAGTAAGCACAAACAATAACGAAATAAAATATTATACATTTGTTTAAAACATTTATTCAATATAGTTTTGTTCAAAATTATCAATTTTGTCAGAAGATACAACAGAAAGCAAAATCAAAGAAGCAGCAGAGTCCCTCTTTGCTAAGTACGGCCTCAAAGGCACAACGATTAGAAAAGTCGCCGAAAAAGCGGGAGTGAACATTGCCTTGGTCAATTATTACTTTAGAAGTAAGGAAAAGCTGTTTTTATCTGTTTTCGAAGAGAAGCTAAAAATTTATACCGAAATGGGCATTGGAATTCTAACAGACAGAAAGAGAGATATCTGGAGTCGAATCCGTGACTATGTAGACGAAATGATCAATGCAATGATGAAGGAATCAAACCTGCCAATCTTCATTATGAGCGAAACACATTTTAATCCAAACCTCATTACGCAGATTAAAAGCTTCAGTAAAGAAGAAATGAGATTAAAATCTCAAAAAATTCAGACCGTTTTAGATGAGGAGTTGGAGAAAGGCAATATTCGAAAAGTTGATGCTATAGACTTTGAATGTACTTTAACATCCATGATGATTTTTCCTTTTTTAACAAAAAACATTTTGAAGCATACAGGTAGGTTAGATGAAGATTTTAATGGTTTTGATGGCTTCCTCGAGCATAACAAGAGCAATGTGATCTTTGCGATTACAAATTTTTTGAAAAAAGACTAAACAAATTTTTTTACCCCATAATTAAACAAGCGTTTAAAACATTTTAACAATGCGATCGAAATTAGTAATATTAACTTTAGTCATGGCTTTGGCTATCCCCACACAGGCGCAAAAGGTATATAGCCTAATGGAGTGCGTGAAGCGTGCCCAAGAAGAAAACTTGGAAGTCAGCAACAGTCAATACGACCAATTGCTTTATGACCAACAAGTCAAGGAGGTCAAACGATCTGCGCTACCACAAGTGGGCTTTGGTGCGGAATATAAAATATACACTCAGCTACCTACGACGGTGATTCCTCTATCAGCTTTTCAGCCAGGAGAGGAGGGATACAGTGAAGCCGCATTTGGTACTGACCATCAGTCTAATTATTCACTGCATTTAGAGCAGGTCATTTTTAACCCCACTCTTTTTGTCGGTATCAAAGCGGCCAATACAGCGGCACAGATGGGTGAGCTTCAGTACAAACAAACCAAGGAAAATATTACCTATCAGGTCGCCTCCAACTATTTCAATGCGCAGGTTATTGCAGAGCAAATATCTATGCTCAAAGAAAATAGTCGAACCCTAGATACATTAATCAATAGTACGAGACTCATGCAGGAAAGTGGTTTGGTGAATCATACCGATGTAAGTCGTCTCAAAATCAATCAATCCAAGCTGGACAATCAAATTGCCACACTTAGTGCTAATTATGATTATGTACTTAATTCACTCAGGCTGCTGCTCAATCTGAGTGCGGATGCAGAGTTTG is part of the Reichenbachiella agarivorans genome and harbors:
- a CDS encoding M48 family metalloprotease, which produces MKNYLFSLFLFLVFTLPSLSQPLSYDEQLGENGAKQVELVMGIYEDEILTPYVEEIGERLIDHLDNRLFDYQFKIVDEPIPNAFALPGGYIYVTRGLLALVENVDELGCVLSHEVIHVEQRHSVKQMKRSILPALLQVPGMIVGAVAGANVGNIINTPFAVGSSFFTAKYSRKHETEADHLGVALAAKAGFDPKALSKILDRIVVWEEVRSEQEEKRSYFSNHPYTPDRISNLTKSTHNLTWSSNEMQERPILDRLNGLSFSDNPDKGIFVDSVFLHPDIDFSVTFPSSWTYVNTYNAVGAVSKDQNAFVILTLEDTAQSPQKYGSDYMKLLKDKQAQASVKGEKVEVNGHDAFLVLVTEQGDEGSIYTGFVWIKMGENLYKISTVTSGDAKSMIKKAALSLHPLTTQEKELIFRESITIVAAREGESIEKLAIRSDNQLKGKLLKVLNGKAPDSILSQGEKIKVVTREPYFAVPK
- a CDS encoding TetR/AcrR family transcriptional regulator, with protein sequence MSEDTTESKIKEAAESLFAKYGLKGTTIRKVAEKAGVNIALVNYYFRSKEKLFLSVFEEKLKIYTEMGIGILTDRKRDIWSRIRDYVDEMINAMMKESNLPIFIMSETHFNPNLITQIKSFSKEEMRLKSQKIQTVLDEELEKGNIRKVDAIDFECTLTSMMIFPFLTKNILKHTGRLDEDFNGFDGFLEHNKSNVIFAITNFLKKD
- a CDS encoding TolC family protein, coding for MRSKLVILTLVMALAIPTQAQKVYSLMECVKRAQEENLEVSNSQYDQLLYDQQVKEVKRSALPQVGFGAEYKIYTQLPTTVIPLSAFQPGEEGYSEAAFGTDHQSNYSLHLEQVIFNPTLFVGIKAANTAAQMGELQYKQTKENITYQVASNYFNAQVIAEQISMLKENSRTLDTLINSTRLMQESGLVNHTDVSRLKINQSKLDNQIATLSANYDYVLNSLRLLLNLSADAEFAVVTDFNPTPTPLESNEAFDYQDRTELQLLDKQKEVLHLQEKQIQAGYLPNISAVGTYGFMGFGQPDQDFYEHYDFSYVGLKASWLLFDGFTKTAQTAQKRIEQKQLESSMELTRRSIENERINALSKLRVHHQEVINQKQSMELASQVYNDIKLQYSEGVVGVQEIIESENELTESQTNYLNSWVHLQQAKLDLAKAEGALLNDY